The DNA window ATCCCCTATTTGAAATTATCGGTGAAGCAACCAGCGGAACCGAAGCAATGGAAAAAGCAGTTCAACTGCTGCCTGAGCTCATTTTGATGGATATCCGCATGCCGGACGGCGATGGACTGGAAGCGACCGGCCGGATTAAATCGGCCATGCCCCAGATAAAAATCATCATGCTGAGCGTATCGGACGATGTGCAGGACTTCTTTGAGGCCATCAAACGCGGCGCCCAGGGCTATTTGCTCAAGAATATGGAACCGGAATACTGGCTGGACTATATTGTCAGCATCGCCCAGGGTGAAGCTCCCATCTCCCGGGTGCTGGCAGCCAAAATCCTGCAGGAATTTGCCGGACAGAAGCAGGCGATTGCCGATAGCCGCTTGTCGGAACGGGAACAAGAAGTGCTGCAGCTAATCAGCCAGGGGCTTAGCAATAAAGAGATCAGTGAAACGCTATATCTCAGTGAAAGCACGGTAAAAAATCACCTGCGCAATATCCTGGATAAACTCCATGTGCAAAACCGGATGCAGTTGATTGCCTTTGCTTATAAAAATGGTCTGGTTGAACACTAGCCGGAGTAAAACTAACTAACCCAGGTTCCCCAGCCTTGATCCGCAAAGCTGGAAAACCCGGGTTAGTTATTCGAGGGATACTTCAACAATCCTGTTCCCCTGGTCCTGACTGCTGTACCAATAGACCGAGTATTCCTGCTTCCATTTTAAAAAGATAAATTAACATTGACATAC is part of the Propionispora hippei DSM 15287 genome and encodes:
- a CDS encoding response regulator, whose translation is MTIKVLIVDDHFLSRKGIASILAANPLFEIIGEATSGTEAMEKAVQLLPELILMDIRMPDGDGLEATGRIKSAMPQIKIIMLSVSDDVQDFFEAIKRGAQGYLLKNMEPEYWLDYIVSIAQGEAPISRVLAAKILQEFAGQKQAIADSRLSEREQEVLQLISQGLSNKEISETLYLSESTVKNHLRNILDKLHVQNRMQLIAFAYKNGLVEH